A window of Phyllopteryx taeniolatus isolate TA_2022b chromosome 19, UOR_Ptae_1.2, whole genome shotgun sequence contains these coding sequences:
- the zgc:174164 gene encoding disintegrin and metalloproteinase domain-containing protein 9: protein MVEEYLIVAVLLFFCISGVDNKDITNGLKLSKYSIVRPQLLLTKFQKSEEGDKSYELKIDNRAHILHLKRNRDFLHPDFVRDTFNVTGNPTATHPKHVHCYYHGEVEGYENSVVALSTCNGLRGVILFANESYGLEPVPLSATNEHLLYRLADIQTESVACGVIHEAVATPSHEAFEPRDALSALLRKKRNLPQTRYVELVLVVDQLRYQFKQGNETAIREEMVEMANLLDGYYKQLNIRVVLVGLEIFNEGNPFEVEGSAGTVLRSFVKWRKSDLLPRNRHDIGQLVIGRPNSFPGGVLGMAFVGTVCSATSSGGINVFGDDALVYASTIVAHEMGHNLGMSHDDNRCNCVGESCIMAARASGSTSFSRCSGEDFEALILNGRGVCLINQPSLSDIVGTAQCGNGLLEEDEECDCGTPEECQNKCCIAATCKLTTGSSCAQGSCCNDCQLRVAGTPCRVSLNACDLPEFCNGTSAFCPNDFYIMDGLPCQNSAAYCYEGRCQTYDSQCRGLFAPDLATKAADVCFLHANMQGNLFGNCGVTSSGDYIRCAVANAMCGKVQCTNVDVNHPPPGAHVSIQVINGSRCVNADFNLGTDVLDPAYVNPGSPCAEGKTCLDFQCVNASALLPNLDCDAQRTCNSHGVCNDQGHCHCDDGWSPPNCNRAGIGGSIDSGPTKIDYSLRNGLLIFFLLVVPLLVLFVLVLLFLFRRDALNPCLKQVHRLRPHHAGHGSANGHSNSNTVAHATTRIPAEVPPQRLPYPPATSAPISGFRNGELDYWNTDLNTTYAQPEAPRQGPGVPKAIPSQRPPN from the exons ATGGTCGAAGAATACCTCATCGTCGCTGTATTATTGTTCTTTTGCATTTCTGGAGTAGACAACAAAG ACATTACTAATGGGTTAAAACTTTCCAAGTATTCCATTGTCCGACCTCAGCTGCTTCTTACAAAA TTTCAGAAATCTGAGGAGGGGGATAAATCCTATGAGCTGAAAATAGACAACAGAGCTCACATCCTTCATCTAAAGAGGAACAG AGACTTTTTACATCCGGATTTTGTCCGGGATACTTTTAACGTCACTGGTAATCCCACAGCAACTCATCCGAAACAT GTGCATTGTTATTACCACGGAGAGGTGGAAGGCTACGAGAACTCTGTGGTGGCGCTCAGCACGTGCAACGGATTGAG GGGTGTGATCCTTTTTGCAAACGAGAGCTATGGACTCGAGCCTGTGCCGCTGTCCGCCACCAACGAGCACCTTCTTTACCGGCTAGCCGACATTCAGACCGAATCTGTCGCCTGCGGTGTCATCCACGAGGCCGTGGCTACCCCGAGCCATGAAGCTTTTGAGCCCAGAGACGCCCTCTCAGCTCTGCTGCGG AAGAAACGCAATTTACCTCAGACTCGATACGTGGAGCTGGTTTTGGTTGTGGATCAACTCAGG TATCAATTCAAGCAAGGAAATGAGACGGCGATACGTGAGGAGATGGTGGAAATGGCCAACCTGCTAGATGGG TATTACAAGCAGCTGAATATCCGCGTGGTACTAGTGGGGCTGGAGATTTTTAACGAGGGCAACCCTTTCGAAGTGGAGGGTTCCGCAGGCACCGTGCTGCGGAGCTTCGTCAAGTGGAGAAAGTCCGACCTGTTGCCGAGGAACCGACACGACATTGGTCAGCTTGTGAT cGGTCGGCCAAATTCGTTCCCGGGAGGTGTGCTGGGCATGGCCTTTGTTGGCACGGTGTGCTCGGCCACCAGCTCTGGAGGAATCAACGTG TTTGGTGATGACGCGCTGGTTTACGCCTCCACCATTGTGGCCCATGAGATGGGTCACAACCTGGGCATGAGCCATGATGACAACCGCTGCAACTGTGTTGGAGAAAGCTGCATCATGGCAGCCAGGGCGAg CGGCTCCACAAGCTTCAGCCGCTGCAGCGGTGAAGATTTTGAGGCCCTCATCCTCAACGGAAGAGGGGTATGTCTGATAAACCAGCCTTCCCTTTCGGACATCGTTGGGACCGCGCAGTGTGGTAATGGCTTGTTGGAAGAAGACGAGGAGTGTGACTGCGGCACGCCAGAG GAATGCCAGAATAAATGCTGTATTGCTGCCACTTGCAAACTCACCACTGGATCCTCTTGTGCTCAGGGGAGTTGCTGCAATGACTGTCAG CTCAGAGTGGCTGGGACGCCGTGCAGGGTGTCTCTCAATGCGTGCGATCTTCCTGAGTTCTGTAATGGCACCAGCGCCTTCTGCCCCAACGACTTCTACATCATGGACGGCCTGCCCTGTCAGAACAGCGCGGCATACTGCTACGAGGGCCGATGTCAGACGTACGACTCCCAGTGCCGAGGTCTCTTTGCACCAG ATCTGGCAACAAAGGCAGCAGATGTTTGTTTTCTGCATGCAAACATGCAGGGAAACCTATTCGGGAACTGTGGGGTCACCAGCAGTGGAGATTATATCAGATGTGCTGTGGC CAACGCCATGTGCGGGAAAGTGCAGTGCACTAACGTGGACGTCAACCACCCACCTCCAGGTGCTCATGTCAGTATCCAGGTCATAAACGGATCCAGGTGTGTCAATGCCGACTTCAACCTGGGTACAGATGTGCTGGATCCCGCCTATGTTAACCCTGGGAGTCCTTGTGCTGAAGGAAAA acctgCCTCGATTTTCAGTGCGTGAACGCCTCAGCTCTGCTTCCCAACTTGGACTGCGACGCCCAGAGGACTTGCAACAGCCATGGG gTATGCAACGACCAAGGACACTGCCACTGCGACGATGGGTGGAGCCCGCCAAACTGTAACCGTGCGGGGATAGGCGGTAGCATCGACAGCGGTCCCACGAAGATAG ACTACTCCCTCAGAAACGGCCTTTTGATCTTCTTCCTGCTCGTCGTGCCTCTGCTGGTTCTTTTTGTTCTggtgctcctcttcctcttcaggAGAGATGCGCTCAACCCGTGCCTGAAACAAGTTCACCGTTTAAG ACCACATCATGCTGGACACGGCAGCGCCAATGGACATTCAAACAGCAATACTGTGGCACACGCTACCACTCGTATTCCAGCAGAAGTCCCTCCACAGAGG CTTCCATACCCACCGGCTACCTCGGCTCCGATTTCTGG TTTCAGGAATGGAGAACTGGATTATTGGAACACAGATTTAAACACTACCTATGCACAGCCCGAGGCTCCCAGACAGGGCCCCGGGGTCCCGAAAGCGATTCCCTCCCAGCGGCCACCAAACTAA
- the LOC133469104 gene encoding LOW QUALITY PROTEIN: L-seryl-tRNA(Sec) kinase (The sequence of the model RefSeq protein was modified relative to this genomic sequence to represent the inferred CDS: deleted 1 base in 1 codon), producing MATAAKPDHLNRARACLCVLCGLPAAGKSSLSRRVCLAARRRGFRTTVIPYDDLIPGQAFNARATDEDTASQQARTEWKLHRNAVLQCIEEFLDKQEMPLKLPGGSSIDGPAWERCARDLLTSPFGPARADAAPLLFLLDDNFYYPSMRYEVFQLARKYSLGFCQVYAQCRLELCISRNDNRPCPVPAGVIEEMAKRQECPNPRKNPWEAKSITVDTADNLSECDIQKVMELISYALSDPLSPVDDDREQKEADRQRCAASVIHQADQACRRLISEAMKKARETGVSSQDMRSLATHLNESKAHFLQKLRGHFLQDGNFSQGEDVDVDHVVKMSVARFDSESHEILLKIIQNHSNF from the exons ATGGCAACAGCGGCCAAACCGGACCACCTCAACCGGGCTCGGGCCTGTCTGTGCGTCCTCTGCGGTCTACCTGCTGCGGGGAAGTCCTCGCTCTCCCGCAGGGTCTGTCTCGCCGCGAGACGGCGCGGGTTTAGAACCACTGTGATTCCGTACGACGACCTGATCCCAGGTCAGGCATTTAACGCCAGAGCGACAGACGAGGACACTGCGTCACAACAGGCG CGCACAGAGTGGAAGCTCCACCGAAATGCTGTGTTGCAGTGCATCGAGGAGTTCCTGGATAAACAGGAAATGCCGCTCAAGCTTCCGGGCGGCAGCAGCATCGACGGGCCCGCATGGGAACGCTGCGCCCGTGACCTGCTaacgtcgcctttcggccctgCCCGGGCTGACGCGGCGCCACTTTTGTTTCTGCTGGATGACAACTTCTACTATCCAAGCATGAGATATGAAGTCTTCCAGCTGGCTAGAAAGT ATTCACTGGGTTTTTGCCAGGTGTACGCACAGTGTCGCTTGGAACTGTGCATTAGCCGGAATGACAACCGGCCTTGTCCCGTGCCCGCTGGCGTGATCGAGGAGATGGCGAAGCGTCAAGAGTGTCCGAATCCGAGAAAAAACCCATGGGAGGCAAAGAGCATCACAGTGGACACTGCGGATAACTTGTCGGAGTGCGATAT tcaAAAAGTGATGGAGTTAATCTCATATGCACTCAGCGACCCACTGAGCCCAGTCGACGACGACAGAGAACAAAAG GAGGCCGACCGCCAAAGATGCGCTGCCAGCGTGATTCACCAGGCTGACCAGGCCTGTCGCCGTCTCATCTCAGAGGCCATGAAGAAAGCCAGAG AAACTGGC GTATCCTCTCAAGACATGAGGTCCTTGGCCACTCATCTGAACGAATCCAAAGCGCACTTCCTCCAAAAGCTGCGCGGACACTTTCTTCAAGACGGGAATTTTAGTCAAGGAGAGGATGTAGATGTGGATCATGTTGTGAAGATGTCGGTCGCACGTTTTGACAGTGAGAGTCATGAAATCCTGTTAAAAATAATCCAGAATCATTCCAATTTTTAG
- the LOC133469101 gene encoding zinc finger protein Pegasus-like isoform X2 has product MDGLERTCDGKYKCSFCSYANKGMARLIEHIRIHTGEKPHRCQLCPFASAYERHLEAHMRSHTGEKPYKCDLCAFRCSDRSNLSHHRRRRHKQLPPRVPRPPFVGKRGLATLQKRSGSLGFSRRLLINFTPPPPPKSDYANDVLHKHHHHLNMTEHRNPPRLLQSDFNRGANAFNNPLEQLASLQPADLHSEPSHVTPNSDEKPIVIQEVTGARATSCSNGVQTLTPKTEYTASDHRSSTSGLDSDAHAEALCASSSRPGTPLAATPECDEPQRCPHCDIHFPDNVLYTIHMGCHVYEHPFRCNVCGHTCTDKYDFACHFAQGQHRK; this is encoded by the exons ATGGACGGCCTGGAGAGGACGTGCGATGGCAAATACAAGTGCAGCTTCTGCAGCTACGCCAACAAGGGCATGGCTCGCTTGATAGAGCACATTCGCATCCATACAG gagaaaagccacaccgCTGCCAGCTGTGCCCGTTCGCCTCGGCGTACGAGCGCCACCTGGAGGCCCACATGCGCTCACACACGGGCGAGAAACCGTACAAGTGCGACCTTTGCGCCTTCCGCTGCAGCGACCGCAGCAACCTGTCGCACCACCGCCGCCGGCGCCACAAGCAGCTGCCCCCCCGGGTGCCGCGCCCGCCCTTCGTCGGCAAGCGAGGCCTGGCCACCCTGCAGAAGCGGAGCGGCTCGCTGGGCTTTAGCAGACGCCTGCTCATCAATTTCACCCCGCCGCCCCCGCCCAAATCGGACTACGCCAACGATGTGCTTCACAAGCATCACCACCATTTGAACATGACTGAGCACAGGAACCCTCCCAGGCTGCTGCAGAGTGACTTCAACAGAGGAGCGAACGCTTTCAACAACCCGCTGGAGCAGCTGGCTTCACTGCAGCCGGCCGACCTCCACTCCGAGCCCTCTCACGTTACCCCGAACAGTGACGAAAAGCCCATAGTGATACAGGAAGTCACGGGCGCGCGAGCCACATCATGTTCCAACGGCGTGCAGACTTTGACGCCGAAAACAGAATACACCGCTTCGGACCACAGGAGCTCTACGTCCGGACTCGACTCGGACGCCCACGCCGAGGCTTTGTGCGCGAGCAGCAGCCGGCCCGGCACGCCCCTCGCCGCCACGCCGGAATGCGACGAGCCGCAGCGTTGCCCGCATTGCGACATCCACTTTCCCGACAACGTCCTGTACACCATCCACATGGGATGCCACGTCTACGAGCACCCCTTCCGCTGCAACGTCTGCGGCCACACGTGCACAGACAAGTACGACTTTGCTTGCCATTTTGCTCAAGGGCAGCACAGGAAGTGA
- the LOC133469101 gene encoding zinc finger protein Pegasus-like isoform X1 gives MEEIKTEPVDFVREFQEYLTQQTQHVNMISGSICEEKDPVAPRSEHNGLDPPSVEVSLPVEEGSDVQMDGLERTCDGKYKCSFCSYANKGMARLIEHIRIHTGEKPHRCQLCPFASAYERHLEAHMRSHTGEKPYKCDLCAFRCSDRSNLSHHRRRRHKQLPPRVPRPPFVGKRGLATLQKRSGSLGFSRRLLINFTPPPPPKSDYANDVLHKHHHHLNMTEHRNPPRLLQSDFNRGANAFNNPLEQLASLQPADLHSEPSHVTPNSDEKPIVIQEVTGARATSCSNGVQTLTPKTEYTASDHRSSTSGLDSDAHAEALCASSSRPGTPLAATPECDEPQRCPHCDIHFPDNVLYTIHMGCHVYEHPFRCNVCGHTCTDKYDFACHFAQGQHRK, from the exons ATGGAAGAGATAAAGACGGAACCCGTGGATTTTGTGAGGGAATTCCAAGAGTACCTGACACAGCAAACGCAGCACGTCAACATGATCTCGGGCTCTATTTGTGAGGAAAAGGACCCAG TGGCCCCGAGGAGTGAGCACAATGGTCTGGACCCCCCGTCCGTGGAGGTGAGCCTGCCCGTGGAGGAAGGGTCGGATGTGCAAATGGACGGCCTGGAGAGGACGTGCGATGGCAAATACAAGTGCAGCTTCTGCAGCTACGCCAACAAGGGCATGGCTCGCTTGATAGAGCACATTCGCATCCATACAG gagaaaagccacaccgCTGCCAGCTGTGCCCGTTCGCCTCGGCGTACGAGCGCCACCTGGAGGCCCACATGCGCTCACACACGGGCGAGAAACCGTACAAGTGCGACCTTTGCGCCTTCCGCTGCAGCGACCGCAGCAACCTGTCGCACCACCGCCGCCGGCGCCACAAGCAGCTGCCCCCCCGGGTGCCGCGCCCGCCCTTCGTCGGCAAGCGAGGCCTGGCCACCCTGCAGAAGCGGAGCGGCTCGCTGGGCTTTAGCAGACGCCTGCTCATCAATTTCACCCCGCCGCCCCCGCCCAAATCGGACTACGCCAACGATGTGCTTCACAAGCATCACCACCATTTGAACATGACTGAGCACAGGAACCCTCCCAGGCTGCTGCAGAGTGACTTCAACAGAGGAGCGAACGCTTTCAACAACCCGCTGGAGCAGCTGGCTTCACTGCAGCCGGCCGACCTCCACTCCGAGCCCTCTCACGTTACCCCGAACAGTGACGAAAAGCCCATAGTGATACAGGAAGTCACGGGCGCGCGAGCCACATCATGTTCCAACGGCGTGCAGACTTTGACGCCGAAAACAGAATACACCGCTTCGGACCACAGGAGCTCTACGTCCGGACTCGACTCGGACGCCCACGCCGAGGCTTTGTGCGCGAGCAGCAGCCGGCCCGGCACGCCCCTCGCCGCCACGCCGGAATGCGACGAGCCGCAGCGTTGCCCGCATTGCGACATCCACTTTCCCGACAACGTCCTGTACACCATCCACATGGGATGCCACGTCTACGAGCACCCCTTCCGCTGCAACGTCTGCGGCCACACGTGCACAGACAAGTACGACTTTGCTTGCCATTTTGCTCAAGGGCAGCACAGGAAGTGA
- the acadsb gene encoding short/branched chain specific acyl-CoA dehydrogenase, mitochondrial — protein MAAVLVRTLSKSCRQLTRTWVGCQPGWRNRSTKSALDVDSVQTAGVVNFPPLQSFSEEESMMRESVKRYAQERIAPLVAKMDEQSNMDETVIKSLFEQGLMGIEIDVEYGGTGSTFFSSILVIEELAKVDASVAVLCDIQNTLINTLFVQLGTAAQKEKYLSRLSTDMIGSFCLSEAESGSDAFALKTRAEKHKDYYVINGSKMWISNAADAGVFLVMANVDPSAGYRGITCFIVDRETEGLEIGKKENKLGLRASSTCPLNFDNVKVPEQNILGQLCHGYKYAIGMLNEGRIGIAAQMLGVAQGCFDHTVPYTRQRRQFGKRIFDFQGMQHQIAHVATQIEAARLLTYNAARLKEAGRPFIKEACMAKYFAAEVATLTTSKCIEWMGGVGFTKDYPIEKYYRDCKIGTIYEGTTNIQLSTMAKFIDKEFDV, from the exons ATGGCTGCCGTGTTGGTGAGGACTTTGTCAAAG TCTTGCAGACAGCTCACTCGGACGTGGGTTGGATGCCAGCCAGGATGGAGGAACAGGTCCACCAAGTCTGCCCTAGATGTGGACTCAGTGCAGACGGCCGGGGTGGTGAACTTCCCTCCCCTGCAGTCATTTTCAGAGGAGGAGAGCATGATGAGGGAATCGG tgAAAAGGTATGCACAAGAACGTATCGCTCCCCTTGTGGCCAAGATGGATGAGCAATCTAACATGGATGAAACAGTGATCAAGTCTCTCTTTGAACAGGGT CTCATGGGCATCGAGATCGACGTGGAGTACGGCGGCACCGGCTCAACGTTCTTCTCCTCCATCCTGGTCATCGAGGAGCTGGCGAAGGTGGACGCCTCCGTGGCTGTGCTGTGCGACATCCAGAACACTTTGATCAACACGCTCTTTGTGCAACTGGGAACTGCGGCTCAGAAGGAGAAGTACCTCAGCAGGTTGTCCACTGACATG ATCGGCAGCTTTTGCCTGTCCGAGGCCGAGTCGGGCAGCGACGCCTTTGCGCTGAAGACGCGTGCGGAAAAGCACAAGGACTATTACGTCATCAACGGGTCCAAGATGTGGATCAGCAATGCGGCGGATGCCGGCGTGTTCCTGGTGATGGCCAACGTGGACCCCTCGGCT GGTTACAGAGGCATCACCTGCTTCATCGTCGACCGGGAAACGGAGGGCCTGGAGATCggcaaaaaggaaaacaaacttgGGCTGCGCGCGTCCTCCACCTGCCCGCTTAACTTTGACAACGTCAAG GTGCCCGAGCAGAACATCTTGGGGCAGCTCTGTCACGGGTACAAATACGCTATCGGAATGCTGAATGAGGGCAGAATAGGAATTGCAGCTCAG ATGCTGGGAGTAGCACAAGGTTGCTTTGACCATACGGTTCCTTACACAAGACAGAGGAGGCAGTTTGGAAAACGGATCTTCGACTTCCAG GGTATGCAGCACCAGATTGCCCACGTGGCGACGCAAATCGAAGCCGCGCGCTTGCTGACGTACAACGCCGCTCGTCTGAAGGAAGCCGGCAGACCCTTCATCAAGGAGGCCTGCATGGCTAAATACTTCGCGGCGGAG gtGGCAACCTTGACAACGTCCAAATGCATCGAATGGATGGGAGGGGTGGGCTTCACAAAAGACTACCCAATAGAGAAATACTACAGGGACTGTAAAATTG GTACCATCTACGAGGGCACGACAAACATCCAGCTGTCCACTATGGCCAAATTCATCGATAAGGAGTTTGACGTTTAG
- the hmx3b gene encoding homeobox protein HMX3-B has product MADPDAQQETRQSAKDSIKFSIKNLLGIDDPHGNSKPTRPRSFLEGSFFSRLADLSLPRLEFPSQRLGLSPASPWWYPYTLGAHLKAGGSEKDELFLHDRPSPDLPKSEPDTKEESAEDDESDPEEPKKDAEPAEDDWPKKPDHSDGKPCRKKKTRTVFSRSQVFQLESTFDIKRYLSSSERAGLAASLRLTETQVKIWFQNRRNKWKRQLAAELESANLSHAAAQRMVRVPILYHDHGAPETSGSAAGGSPGGQASILAFSHHMYYPHPVPLLRPV; this is encoded by the exons ATGGCAGACCCTGACGCGCAACAAGAGACGCGCCAGTCCGCCAAAGACTCCATCAAGTTCTCCATCAAGAACCTGCTCGGCATCGACGACCCCCACGGCAACAGCAAGCCCACCAGGCCCAGAAGCTTCTTGGAAGGCAGCTTCTTCTCCCGGCTCGCTGATTTGTCTCTACCTCGCCTGGAGTTCCCCTCACAGCGGCTCGGTCTGTCCCCAGCGTCTCCTTGGTGGTATCCGTACACGCTCGGTGCTCATCTCAAGGCTGGAG gTTCAGAGAAAGATGAACTGTTCCTGCACGACAGACCCTCGCCCGACCTCCCCAAAAGCGAGCCGGACACCAAAGAAGAAAGCGCGGAAGACGACGAAAGTGACCCAGAGGAGCCGAAGAAGGACGCCGAGCCCGCCGAGGACGACTGGCCAAAGAAGCCCGACCACTCCGACGGGAAGCCCTGCAGGAAGAAGAAGACCCGCACCGTGTTCTCCAGGAGCCAGGTGTTCCAGCTGGAGTCCACCTTCGACATCAAGCGCTACCTGAGCAGCTCGGAGCGCGCCGGCCTGGCCGCCTCGCTGCGCCTGACCGAGACCCAGGTGAAGAtctggttccagaaccgcaGGAACAAGTGGAAGAGGCAGCTGGCCGCCGAACTGGAGTCGGCCAACCTGAGCCACGCGGCGGCGCAGAGGATGGTGAGGGTGCCCATCCTCTACCACGACCACGGCGCTCCGGAGACCAGCGGGAGCGCGGCGGGGGGCTCACCCGGCGGCCAGGCTTCCATCCTGGCCTTTTCTCACCACATGTACTACCCCCACCCGGTTCCACTACTGAGGCctgtttaa
- the bub3 gene encoding mitotic checkpoint protein BUB3, whose translation MVSSEYKLNQGPEDGITAVKFSPSNGNFLLVSSWDCTVRLYDVVANTMRMKYQHTAPVLDCAFYDPTHAWSGDLDTNLKMHDLNTDQDTIVGKHDAPIRCVEHCPEVNVMVTGSWDRSVRLWDPRAPCNAGTFTQPERVYTMSVAGDRLIVGTAGRRVLVWDLRNMGYVQQRRESSLKFQTRCIRAFPNKQGYVLSSIEGRVAVEYLDPSPEVQKKKYAFKCHRLKDGVEQVYPVNAISFHSVHNTFATGGSDGFVNIWDPFNKKRLCQFHHYPTSIASLAFSSDGGLIAIAASYMHEMGDVGHPEDAVFIRHVTDAETKPK comes from the exons ATGGTCTCCAGCGAGTACAAACTGAACCAGGGGCCAGAAGATGGCATCACCGCTGTCAAGTTCAGCCCCAGCAACGGAAACTTCCTGCTGGTGTCCTCCTGGGACTGCACGGTCCGCCTCTACGACGTGGTGGCCAACACCATGCGCATGAAGTACCAACACACTGCGCCGGTTCTGGATTGTGCTTTTTAT GACCCGACGCATGCTTGGAGTGGAGATCTggatacaaatttaaaaatgcatgactTGAACACAGACCAAG ATACCATAGTGGGAAAGCACGATGCCCCCATTCGCTGTGTGGAACACTGCCCGGAGGTGAATGTCATGGTGACGGGCAGCTGGGACCGGTCAGTCCGACTCTGGGATCCGAGGGCGCCCTGCAACGCCGGCACCTTCACGCAACCGGAGAGA GTGTACACCATGTCTGTGGCGGGCGACCGGCTGATCGTCGGCACGGCGGGCAGACGCGTGCTGGTGTGGGACTTGAGGAACATGGGCTACGTGCAGCAGAGGAGAGAGTCCAGTCTCAAGTTTCAGACCCGCTGCATCCGAGCCTTCCCAAACAAACAG GGCTATGTCTTGAGCTCCATTGAGGGTCGTGTGGCCGTGGAGTACCTGGACCCGAGTCCGGAAGTCCAGAAGAAGAAGTACGCCTTCAAGTGCCACCGGCTGAAGGACGGTGTCGAGCAAGTCTACCCCGTCAACGCCATCTCCTTTCACAGCGTGCACAACACCTTTGCAACAG GCGGCTCCGATGGCTTTGTCAACATCTGGGACCCGTTCAACAAGAAGCGCCTGTGCCAGTTCCACCACTACCCGACCAGCATCGCTTCGCTGGCCTTCAGCAGCGACGGCGGTCTGATCGCCATCGCTGCGTCCTACATGCACGAGATGGGCGACGTCGGGCACCCGGAAGACGCCGTCTTCATCCGCCACGTCACTGACGCAGAGACCAAGCCCAAGTGA